DNA from Streptosporangiales bacterium:
GTGAAGGCCGTCTGCGCGGCGTCGGCCGCTGCGAACGCATTGAAGTCGGCCTTCTTCTGCGTCGCCTTGAGGTAGTCAGCGCTGAACGTCTCGATGAGCGCCTTCTGGTCCGGGTTCTCCTCGGTCGGCGCGAACGCCTTGGTCCCGGTGAAGTAGAGGTCCGCCGGCACGGCGTCAGCCGGGACGAGCCCCATCAGGCCATAGGAGAGGTTGGAGTAGTTCAGCAGCACCGGTACATCGAGACCCGAGCGGGCGATGTCACGCAGGATCGTCGCGACGACGGCACCGGTAGACCACACGAAGACAGCGTCGACGCCGTCGGCCTTCAACTTGGCAACCTGTGCTGTCACATCGCGAGCAGCGACGTCGAAGGTCTCCGCGGACAGCTGGACCTTGCCGCCGAGGCTCTCGGCGTCCTTGGCCGCGGCGTCATGCGCGGTCTGGCCAGTCTCGTCGTTGCCGGTGAGCATCCCGATCTTGGAGAACCCCTGACCCGACAGGAACTCGAACCCTTTGGTGATGGCATACTCGGCCGGCACGGCCGACTCGAACACCGTCGAGTCCGCGTTTGGAAAGGCGTGCGGCGTCGCGGTCACCAAGAGCTGGTCCGCACGCTCGGCCAAGGAGCTGACCGCGTTGTAAGTGAGCCCGATGTGCGGGCCGAGCATGAGATCAACCTTGGGGCTGAGGCTCCGGTAGCAGCTGATCGACTTCTCCGCGGTGCTCTCGTCGTTGCAGACCTCGAGCTTGATTTCGCGGCCGTTGATGCCGCCGTTGTTGTTCCACTCCTCGACGACGACCTTGGTCGCCTCCAGGAACTGCTCGCCCGCGACGGAGCCGAAGGCGCCGGTCTCGGGGACGATCAGCCCGACCTCGATGGGGCCGCTGCCGTTGTCGCCCGCGTCGCTCTGGGCGCCGCACGCCGCGAGCAGGAGCAGGGCCGCACCGGCCGCGAAAGTGGATGGAATCCGCATGGTGACCTCGATCGTGTAGAAGGGCAGGGAACCTGAGACTCTGGATGAAGTTAGTTGTGACTGCAGTCACTGTCAATAGCAGTTAGTTGGATTAGTTCACAACTCGCCTGGTCTCCGCCTTTTCTAATTGTCGGCGAGGACCCGACGGGGTCAGATCGAAAGCCCGCCGTCGACTGGCAGGACGACTCCGGTCACATA
Protein-coding regions in this window:
- a CDS encoding ABC transporter substrate-binding protein; translation: MRIPSTFAAGAALLLLAACGAQSDAGDNGSGPIEVGLIVPETGAFGSVAGEQFLEATKVVVEEWNNNGGINGREIKLEVCNDESTAEKSISCYRSLSPKVDLMLGPHIGLTYNAVSSLAERADQLLVTATPHAFPNADSTVFESAVPAEYAITKGFEFLSGQGFSKIGMLTGNDETGQTAHDAAAKDAESLGGKVQLSAETFDVAARDVTAQVAKLKADGVDAVFVWSTGAVVATILRDIARSGLDVPVLLNYSNLSYGLMGLVPADAVPADLYFTGTKAFAPTEENPDQKALIETFSADYLKATQKKADFNAFAAADAAQTAFTAVKATKSTSGKELKKWLESGDPVAAFNFVFSFSSDNHVGGTDPDQVEIVKWNGTGWDPVG